One stretch of Variovorax sp. 54 DNA includes these proteins:
- the rsmA gene encoding 16S rRNA (adenine(1518)-N(6)/adenine(1519)-N(6))-dimethyltransferase RsmA, with product MAQHIARKRFGQHFLSDGGIIDEIVQAIAPQPGDAMVEIGPGLAALTQPLVERLGRLTVIELDRDLAKRLREHPQLEVIESDVLKVDFAELAAKAAPKPLRVVGNLPYNISTPILFHLLGYAHLIADQHFMLQKEVIDRMVAKPATSDYSRLSVMLQWRYAMENVLFVPPESFDPPPRVDSAVVRMVPLAQPPAVDAARLGEIVQVAFSQRRKILRHTLGKWLETHGFEGAFDPQRRAEEVPVAEYVALAQAVPP from the coding sequence ATGGCACAACACATTGCAAGAAAGCGGTTCGGACAGCACTTTCTGTCCGACGGCGGGATCATCGACGAGATCGTGCAGGCGATCGCGCCGCAGCCCGGCGATGCGATGGTCGAGATCGGGCCGGGGCTGGCGGCGCTCACGCAGCCGCTGGTCGAGCGGCTCGGCCGCCTCACGGTCATCGAGCTCGACCGCGACCTGGCCAAGCGGCTGCGCGAGCATCCGCAGCTCGAGGTCATCGAGTCCGACGTGCTCAAGGTGGACTTCGCCGAACTCGCGGCCAAGGCCGCGCCGAAGCCGCTGCGCGTGGTCGGCAACCTGCCCTACAACATCTCCACGCCGATCCTGTTCCACCTGCTGGGCTACGCCCACCTGATCGCCGACCAGCACTTCATGCTGCAAAAGGAAGTGATCGACCGCATGGTGGCCAAGCCTGCCACGTCGGACTACAGCCGCCTGAGCGTGATGCTGCAGTGGCGCTACGCCATGGAAAACGTGCTGTTTGTGCCGCCCGAGAGCTTCGATCCGCCGCCGCGTGTCGACAGCGCCGTGGTGCGCATGGTGCCGCTCGCGCAGCCGCCGGCGGTCGACGCGGCGCGGCTCGGCGAGATCGTGCAGGTGGCCTTCAGCCAGCGCCGCAAGATCCTGCGGCACACGCTGGGCAAGTGGCTGGAGACGCACGGCTTCGAAGGGGCGTTCGATCCGCAGCGCCGCGCCGAGGAGGTTCCGGTGGCCGAATACGTCGCACTGGCCCAGGCCGTTCCCCCATGA